The following proteins come from a genomic window of Halomarina ordinaria:
- a CDS encoding M24 family metallopeptidase — MDPDLSALDDFLDDGGFDGYLVHADGEDSTQRYLSGFDAPDPYVTLYDGERHLLVSSLEYGRARREAPTEDVVRHADFDYGAKREEYGHVEAGHRVIAEFLAERGVDAVAVPGRFPLAVADGLRDLDVSVTAETEGVVTDIRATKTEAELDFVRATQRANERALARAEELVREASVEDGVLVHDGEALTSERVRREMEIALLREGYALEESIVACGAAAADPHDRGNGPLYADEPVIVDVFPRDKESKYFADMTRTFVKGTPSDEVRAWYDLTEEALEAALAAVEPGATGADVHDAVCDVYEAAGEPTLRDDPTTETGFIHSTGHGVGLDIHERPSLGPGGGDLEPGMVITVEPGLYDPDVGGVRIEDIVVVTEDGYENLTDYPRELVVE, encoded by the coding sequence ATGGACCCCGACCTCTCGGCACTCGACGACTTCCTCGACGACGGCGGGTTCGACGGCTACCTCGTCCACGCGGACGGCGAGGACTCGACCCAGCGCTACCTCTCCGGGTTCGACGCGCCCGACCCGTACGTGACCCTCTACGACGGCGAGCGCCACCTGCTCGTCTCCAGCCTGGAGTACGGCCGCGCGCGACGCGAGGCCCCGACCGAGGACGTCGTCCGCCACGCCGACTTCGACTACGGCGCGAAGCGCGAGGAGTACGGTCACGTGGAGGCCGGCCACCGCGTCATCGCCGAGTTCCTCGCGGAGCGCGGCGTCGACGCCGTGGCCGTCCCCGGCCGCTTCCCCCTCGCCGTCGCCGACGGTCTGCGCGACCTCGACGTCTCCGTGACCGCCGAGACGGAGGGAGTCGTCACCGACATCCGCGCGACCAAGACCGAGGCGGAACTCGACTTCGTCCGGGCCACCCAGCGCGCGAACGAGCGCGCGCTCGCCCGCGCGGAGGAACTCGTCCGGGAGGCGAGCGTCGAAGACGGCGTCCTCGTCCACGACGGTGAGGCGCTCACCAGCGAGCGCGTCAGGCGCGAGATGGAGATCGCGCTCCTCCGGGAGGGCTACGCGCTGGAGGAGAGCATCGTCGCCTGCGGCGCGGCGGCCGCGGACCCCCACGACCGGGGCAACGGCCCCCTCTACGCCGACGAACCCGTCATCGTCGACGTCTTCCCCCGCGACAAGGAGTCGAAGTACTTCGCCGACATGACCCGGACGTTCGTGAAGGGGACGCCGAGCGACGAGGTCCGGGCGTGGTACGACCTCACCGAGGAGGCGCTGGAGGCCGCCCTCGCCGCCGTCGAACCCGGCGCGACCGGCGCGGACGTCCACGACGCCGTCTGCGACGTCTACGAGGCGGCCGGCGAGCCGACCCTCCGCGACGACCCGACCACGGAGACGGGCTTCATCCACTCGACGGGCCACGGCGTCGGCCTCGACATCCACGAGCGCCCGAGCCTCGGCCCCGGCGGCGGCGACCTCGAACCGGGCATGGTCATCACCGTCGAACCGGGCCTCT
- a CDS encoding CDGSH iron-sulfur domain-containing protein → MARDVTHTAHGPRILTPEDIDEEKGDVAVCRCGLSREFPFCDGSHRATEDEESGVVYRYAGDDPDGERRVVREHEGSDDSADSR, encoded by the coding sequence ATGGCCCGCGACGTCACACACACCGCACACGGTCCGCGTATCCTCACCCCCGAGGACATCGACGAGGAGAAGGGCGACGTCGCCGTCTGTCGCTGCGGACTCTCCCGCGAGTTCCCCTTCTGCGACGGCTCCCACCGGGCGACCGAGGACGAGGAGTCGGGCGTCGTCTATCGCTACGCGGGCGACGACCCCGACGGCGAGCGCCGCGTCGTCCGCGAGCACGAGGGGTCGGACGATTCGGCCGACTCTCGGTAG
- a CDS encoding potassium channel family protein — MDTWQRRTVRYSLWLFAVILLYAVGYYSGMRVFEGDPKTFLHALQVVVETFTTTGFGSDAPWESWQMNLFVIVMDLTGVALIFLALPVLVFPALEESLATAAPTGVDGFTDHVVVAGYTARVRALVDELERRGIEYVVVEPDRDRAADVHESGTTVVHGDPESVAVCRERVHLPDARALVADVDDETNASVALTAKQVCDVPVVTFVEDPDLAEYQRLAGSDQVLSPRQLVGRSLATKVTAGLSRDLGGAVEIADDFDIVELPVQAGSDLTGVTVAASGISERTGANVIGAWFRGEFVTPPSPEAYIDEQTILLVAGNERQLERLKRLTLSEQRRLRRGRVIVAGYGMVGSTVAGALEDADVPCLTLDRTDMPGVDVVGDVTDGDVLEEASLSEASTVILTLPDDTTTVFATLVVRDLAPDVEILARADSPESVEKLYRAGADYVLSLAVVSGRMLASTLLGEEVVTYDQQVEIVRTEPGPLAGRTLGDADVRARTGCTVVAVERDGEMRTELGPDFELREGDDLVVTGTDAAVSEFSQWVEG; from the coding sequence ATGGACACGTGGCAGCGCCGGACGGTGCGGTACTCGCTGTGGCTCTTCGCCGTCATCCTCCTCTACGCGGTCGGCTACTACTCCGGGATGCGGGTGTTCGAGGGCGACCCGAAGACGTTCCTCCACGCGTTGCAGGTCGTCGTCGAGACGTTCACCACGACGGGGTTCGGCTCCGACGCGCCGTGGGAGAGCTGGCAGATGAACCTCTTCGTCATCGTCATGGACCTGACGGGCGTGGCACTCATCTTCCTCGCGCTGCCGGTCCTGGTCTTCCCGGCGCTCGAAGAGAGCCTCGCCACGGCCGCTCCCACCGGCGTCGACGGGTTCACCGACCACGTCGTCGTCGCCGGCTACACCGCCCGCGTGCGGGCGCTCGTCGACGAACTCGAACGACGGGGTATCGAGTACGTGGTGGTCGAACCCGACCGCGACCGGGCCGCGGACGTCCACGAGTCGGGGACGACCGTCGTCCACGGCGACCCGGAGAGCGTCGCGGTCTGTCGCGAGCGCGTCCACCTGCCGGACGCCCGTGCGCTCGTCGCCGACGTGGACGACGAGACCAACGCCAGCGTCGCCCTCACCGCGAAGCAGGTCTGTGACGTGCCGGTCGTCACGTTCGTCGAGGACCCCGACCTCGCGGAGTACCAGCGCCTCGCCGGGAGCGACCAGGTGCTCTCGCCCCGCCAACTCGTCGGCAGGAGCCTGGCGACGAAGGTGACGGCGGGGCTCTCTCGCGACCTGGGTGGGGCCGTCGAGATCGCGGACGACTTCGACATCGTCGAACTCCCGGTACAGGCGGGGAGCGACCTCACGGGCGTCACCGTCGCCGCGAGCGGCATCAGCGAGCGGACCGGCGCGAACGTCATCGGCGCGTGGTTCCGCGGCGAGTTCGTCACGCCGCCGTCGCCGGAGGCGTACATCGACGAACAGACCATCCTCCTCGTCGCGGGCAACGAACGCCAACTCGAACGGCTGAAACGCCTCACCCTCTCGGAGCAGCGCCGCCTCCGGCGCGGACGCGTCATCGTCGCCGGGTACGGGATGGTCGGGTCGACCGTGGCGGGTGCGCTCGAGGACGCCGACGTCCCCTGTCTCACGCTCGACCGGACGGACATGCCGGGGGTCGACGTCGTCGGCGACGTGACCGACGGCGACGTGCTCGAGGAGGCGTCGCTCTCGGAGGCGAGCACGGTCATCCTGACGCTCCCGGACGACACGACCACGGTGTTCGCGACGCTCGTCGTCCGCGACCTCGCCCCGGACGTGGAGATACTCGCCCGGGCGGACAGCCCCGAGAGCGTCGAGAAACTCTACCGCGCCGGGGCGGACTACGTCCTCTCGCTGGCCGTCGTCAGCGGGCGGATGCTCGCCTCCACCCTCCTCGGCGAGGAGGTGGTCACCTACGACCAGCAGGTCGAGATCGTCCGCACCGAACCGGGACCGCTGGCCGGCCGGACGCTCGGGGACGCGGACGTCCGCGCCCGGACCGGGTGTACGGTCGTCGCCGTCGAGCGAGACGGTGAGATGCGCACCGAACTCGGTCCGGACTTCGAACTCAGGGAGGGCGACGACCTCGTCGTCACCGGGACCGACGCCGCCGTCAGCGAGTTCTCGCAGTGGGTCGAGGGGTGA
- a CDS encoding DUF998 domain-containing protein, translating into MSADTNRSGRVDPGIAGGLLAPVVALGAIALATLRSPSFTWTGSALSDLGAPGAPTEWLFNGGLILGGLLALPFAYRVWTRGRNRLERAGAAVFALDALCLAGVGAFPIGTDLHGPFAVAFYLLLSLSLWVYGGGNALAGDRARGLVTAALGVLNLAAWAIWAAAFTDVAPGLALPESVGALVVGVWTATTALWLR; encoded by the coding sequence ATGAGTGCTGACACGAACCGGTCGGGGCGCGTCGACCCGGGCATCGCCGGCGGTCTGCTCGCGCCCGTCGTCGCCCTCGGTGCCATCGCGCTCGCCACCCTCCGCTCGCCGTCGTTCACCTGGACCGGGAGCGCCCTCTCGGACCTCGGGGCTCCCGGAGCACCGACGGAGTGGCTGTTCAACGGTGGGTTGATTCTGGGAGGGTTGCTCGCGCTCCCGTTCGCCTACCGGGTGTGGACGCGGGGGCGCAACCGCCTCGAACGCGCCGGGGCGGCCGTCTTCGCGCTCGACGCGCTCTGTCTCGCCGGCGTGGGCGCCTTCCCCATCGGGACCGACCTGCACGGGCCCTTCGCCGTCGCGTTCTACCTGCTCCTCTCGCTCTCGCTGTGGGTCTACGGGGGAGGCAACGCCCTCGCGGGCGACCGCGCTCGTGGCCTCGTGACGGCGGCGCTCGGCGTCCTCAACCTCGCCGCGTGGGCGATTTGGGCGGCGGCGTTCACCGACGTGGCCCCGGGGCTCGCGCTCCCCGAGAGCGTCGGCGCCCTCGTCGTCGGCGTGTGGACGGCGACGACGGCGCTGTGGCTTCGCTAG
- a CDS encoding VOC family protein — MGLVFFRTAALDSIVAFYTEVVGARVWHEQPDCTILEHEAGGHVVGFCASDDGRAETCGTLTFVHDDRAGVDAAYERLADRADGQPRYDERYDIYQFFAEDPEGRTVEVQTFEH, encoded by the coding sequence ATGGGACTGGTGTTCTTTCGAACCGCCGCGCTCGATTCGATAGTCGCGTTCTACACCGAGGTCGTCGGCGCGCGCGTGTGGCACGAACAGCCCGACTGCACTATCCTCGAACACGAAGCCGGCGGGCACGTCGTCGGGTTCTGTGCGAGCGACGACGGGAGGGCGGAGACCTGCGGGACGCTCACCTTCGTCCACGACGACCGGGCGGGCGTCGACGCCGCCTACGAGCGACTGGCGGACCGGGCCGACGGGCAGCCGCGGTACGACGAGCGCTACGACATCTACCAGTTCTTCGCGGAGGACCCCGAGGGACGGACGGTCGAGGTCCAGACGTTCGAGCACTGA
- a CDS encoding PH domain-containing protein has protein sequence MRLDPRSVPYRAGASTARLLWAVVVVALTSQLDERVGLTLAGGVVVLFAAAATYQLAYYRRFEYDLADDTFDIRSGVLSRRERDIPLRRIQNVDTSQNVVQQLLGITEVRLETAGGDETEAVLQYVSAAEATRLQDDISRLKRGDANGEREEGERGTHPERETVFAITPRELFLLGVVSLDLRLVPVFSVVAGVLVPSIAVSTTPFGPMGEMPMSSMVTSPLVAISLGTVALYALAAAASGVVTATNYYGFRLSRGPDELRYERGLFQRYTGTIPLAKVQSLTVDANALARLGGYASLTVRTAGYAPGDTEGAQSAVPFADRERVWALARSVEDLGEVSFERPPRRARTRYAARYLIGLALLTGAFYAVTRLDAVWGRWWLTAALVPFVPVAAHLKWRARGYALLDDHVVTRNGFFLRRTTVVPYHRVQTVSTVQTVFQRRRDLATLLVDAAGGSGADARAVDIDATVAEALRGTVEARLNRALAARREQRHRERTASLTDDP, from the coding sequence GTGCGCCTCGACCCCCGGTCGGTCCCCTACCGCGCCGGCGCCTCGACGGCCCGCCTGCTGTGGGCGGTGGTCGTCGTCGCGCTCACCTCGCAACTCGACGAGCGCGTCGGCCTCACGCTCGCCGGCGGCGTCGTCGTCCTCTTCGCCGCGGCGGCGACCTACCAGCTGGCGTACTACCGGCGCTTCGAGTACGACCTCGCCGACGACACCTTCGACATCCGCTCGGGCGTCCTCTCGCGACGCGAGCGCGACATCCCCCTCCGGCGTATCCAGAACGTCGACACCAGCCAGAACGTCGTCCAGCAACTGCTCGGTATCACCGAGGTGCGCCTCGAGACGGCGGGTGGCGACGAGACGGAGGCCGTGCTCCAGTACGTCTCGGCCGCGGAGGCGACCCGGCTGCAGGACGACATCAGTCGGCTGAAACGCGGCGACGCGAACGGGGAACGCGAGGAAGGGGAGCGCGGGACGCACCCGGAACGCGAGACGGTCTTCGCCATCACGCCGCGCGAACTGTTCCTGCTCGGCGTCGTCTCGCTCGACCTGCGGCTCGTCCCCGTCTTCTCCGTGGTGGCGGGCGTCCTCGTTCCCTCGATCGCCGTGAGCACCACCCCCTTCGGACCGATGGGGGAGATGCCGATGTCGTCGATGGTCACCTCGCCGCTGGTCGCCATCTCGCTCGGGACCGTCGCGCTCTACGCGCTGGCGGCCGCCGCCAGCGGCGTCGTCACCGCGACGAACTACTACGGCTTTCGCCTCTCGCGGGGGCCGGACGAACTGCGCTACGAGCGAGGGCTCTTCCAGCGCTACACCGGCACCATACCGCTCGCGAAGGTGCAGTCGCTCACGGTGGACGCGAACGCGCTCGCCCGCCTCGGCGGCTACGCCTCGCTCACGGTCCGGACGGCGGGCTACGCCCCCGGCGACACCGAGGGCGCGCAGTCGGCGGTCCCCTTCGCCGACCGCGAGCGGGTGTGGGCGCTCGCGCGCTCGGTCGAGGACCTCGGCGAGGTGTCGTTCGAGCGCCCCCCGAGACGAGCGCGGACGCGCTACGCCGCTCGGTACCTCATCGGTCTCGCGCTCCTGACCGGCGCGTTCTACGCCGTGACGCGCCTCGACGCCGTCTGGGGGCGGTGGTGGCTGACGGCCGCGCTGGTGCCGTTCGTCCCCGTCGCCGCCCACCTGAAGTGGCGCGCCCGGGGGTACGCGCTCCTCGACGACCACGTCGTCACCCGCAACGGCTTCTTCCTCCGGCGGACCACCGTCGTCCCCTACCACCGCGTCCAGACGGTCTCGACGGTCCAGACGGTGTTCCAGCGACGGCGTGACCTCGCGACGCTCCTCGTCGACGCCGCGGGCGGGAGCGGCGCCGACGCGCGCGCGGTGGACATCGACGCCACCGTCGCCGAGGCCCTCCGGGGGACCGTCGAGGCGCGCCTGAACCGCGCGCTCGCCGCCCGCCGCGAACAGCGTCACCGCGAGCGCACCGCGTCGCTCACGGACGACCCGTAG
- a CDS encoding PH domain-containing protein — MTALESDVQPLTGPTRALDSRVRLVWAGQALVTALVVAGVVGTVAYALEGLLWPAALVFLVAVTLGVTHAHLRYRRWSYRVRESSLSLDRGVLTRVRTVVPYVRVQHIDTRRGPLERATGLATLVVYTAGSRGADVTIPGLTPGDAADLQTRLERLAIAAEGEEAV, encoded by the coding sequence ATGACGGCCCTCGAATCGGACGTCCAGCCGCTGACCGGGCCGACACGCGCGCTCGACTCTCGAGTCCGCCTCGTCTGGGCCGGCCAGGCGCTCGTCACCGCCCTCGTGGTCGCGGGGGTCGTCGGCACCGTCGCGTACGCGCTCGAAGGACTGCTCTGGCCCGCCGCCCTCGTCTTTCTCGTCGCCGTCACGCTGGGGGTGACCCACGCCCACCTGCGGTACCGCCGGTGGTCCTACCGGGTCCGCGAGTCGTCGCTCTCGCTCGACCGGGGCGTCCTCACCCGGGTTCGAACGGTGGTCCCCTACGTCCGGGTCCAGCACATCGACACGCGCCGCGGGCCGCTCGAACGCGCCACGGGCCTCGCGACGCTCGTCGTCTACACGGCCGGCTCTCGCGGCGCCGACGTGACCATCCCGGGGTTGACGCCGGGGGACGCGGCGGACCTCCAGACGCGGCTCGAGCGACTCGCCATCGCCGCGGAGGGCGAGGAGGCGGTCTGA
- a CDS encoding YqjF family protein: MSVLRMRWRDALFAHWPVAPSVVDERLPDGLEADTFDGRAWLGVVGFRMEDIRPRGCPVGLTFPELNLRTYVRGGEKDGIYFFNLDADDRLGVAVARRAFRLPYYYAAMRHERRGRAVRLRSRRLHPGVPSLGFEGTYGPVGGRVEDRALADFLTERYRFYTANDDGRLFAGDVVHDPWPLRPGYLTTGRNDCFTANGFEHPDGDPLVHYSPGVDVGAGRLRRV; this comes from the coding sequence ATGTCGGTGCTCAGGATGCGCTGGCGGGACGCGCTGTTCGCCCACTGGCCCGTCGCGCCGTCGGTCGTCGACGAGCGACTCCCAGACGGCCTCGAGGCGGACACCTTCGACGGGCGGGCGTGGCTCGGCGTCGTCGGCTTCCGCATGGAGGACATCCGGCCCCGGGGGTGCCCCGTCGGCCTCACCTTCCCCGAACTGAACCTCAGAACGTACGTGCGAGGCGGCGAGAAGGACGGCATCTACTTCTTCAACCTCGACGCCGACGACCGACTGGGCGTGGCCGTCGCCCGCCGCGCCTTCCGCCTCCCGTACTACTACGCCGCGATGCGCCACGAGCGTCGCGGCCGGGCGGTACGACTGCGGAGCCGCCGGCTCCACCCCGGCGTCCCCTCGCTCGGTTTCGAGGGGACGTACGGGCCCGTCGGCGGGCGCGTCGAGGACCGCGCGCTGGCGGACTTCCTCACGGAGCGCTACCGCTTCTACACGGCGAACGACGACGGGCGCCTGTTCGCGGGCGACGTCGTCCACGACCCGTGGCCGCTCCGGCCGGGATACCTGACGACCGGGCGTAACGACTGCTTCACGGCCAACGGCTTCGAGCACCCCGACGGCGACCCGCTGGTCCACTACTCGCCGGGCGTCGACGTCGGAGCGGGACGGCTCCGGCGGGTGTAG
- a CDS encoding aldo/keto reductase, with translation MEYTTLGETGVTVSRICLGCMSFGTSDWRDWVLDEEEGLELVERAIDLGINFFDTANMYSRGESERVLGKALEGRREESVVATKVYFQMDEDDPNSGGLSRKTIEQELDASLDRLGMEGVDLYQIHRWDDDTPIEETLRALDDAVRRGKTRYVGASSMWAHQFAEAQHTADRLGLDRFLTMQDHYNLLYREEEREMLPYCRKQGVGVIPWSPLARGYLARPHEEFDATTRGKSDSRARDHPYFEGGGREVNERVQELAAEEDATMAQIALAWLFTKETVDAPIVGTTSVEHLEEAVEALDISLSDSDVAYLEEPYEPVRVSGHS, from the coding sequence ATGGAGTACACCACCCTGGGTGAGACGGGCGTGACGGTCAGCCGCATCTGCCTCGGTTGTATGAGCTTCGGCACCTCCGACTGGCGCGACTGGGTCCTCGACGAGGAGGAGGGCCTCGAACTCGTCGAGCGGGCCATCGACCTCGGTATCAACTTCTTCGACACCGCGAACATGTACTCGCGCGGCGAGTCCGAGCGCGTCCTCGGGAAGGCGCTCGAAGGCCGGCGCGAGGAGAGCGTCGTCGCCACGAAGGTCTACTTCCAGATGGACGAGGACGACCCCAACTCGGGCGGGCTCTCCCGGAAGACCATCGAGCAGGAACTCGACGCCTCCCTCGACCGCCTCGGGATGGAGGGCGTCGACCTCTACCAGATCCACCGCTGGGACGACGACACGCCCATCGAGGAGACGCTCCGGGCGCTCGACGACGCCGTCCGACGCGGGAAGACGCGGTACGTCGGCGCCTCCTCGATGTGGGCCCACCAGTTCGCCGAGGCCCAGCATACCGCCGACCGCCTCGGCCTCGACCGCTTCCTCACGATGCAGGACCACTACAACCTGCTCTACCGAGAGGAGGAGCGCGAGATGCTCCCCTACTGCCGGAAGCAGGGCGTCGGCGTCATCCCGTGGTCGCCGCTGGCGCGGGGGTACCTCGCCCGCCCCCACGAGGAGTTCGACGCGACCACCCGCGGCAAGAGCGACTCGCGCGCCCGGGACCACCCCTACTTCGAGGGGGGTGGCCGGGAGGTGAACGAGCGCGTCCAGGAACTCGCCGCCGAGGAGGACGCCACGATGGCCCAGATAGCCCTCGCGTGGCTGTTCACGAAGGAGACGGTCGACGCCCCCATCGTCGGGACGACGAGCGTCGAACACCTGGAGGAGGCCGTCGAGGCCCTCGACATCTCGCTGTCGGACAGCGACGTCGCGTACCTCGAAGAGCCCTACGAACCGGTCCGCGTCTCCGGCCACAGCTGA
- a CDS encoding SRPBCC family protein: MSLAFARTPDGYRLEVSRRIDAPPDTLWDLLCDTTRWSEWGPSVRGVECDRRYIEAGTRGRVKVADLAGGVWAPFEVTTCADRRWTWKVGVPTTALLRNTLDPTPTVPATGHRVEAVGRGSRVVFEVPPLAAGYAAVCRRALDDLERLVRDTEEQGA, from the coding sequence ATGAGCCTCGCGTTCGCCCGGACGCCCGACGGCTACCGCCTCGAAGTGAGCCGCCGCATCGACGCCCCGCCGGACACCCTCTGGGACCTGCTGTGCGACACGACCCGCTGGTCGGAGTGGGGGCCGTCGGTGCGTGGGGTCGAGTGCGACCGGCGCTACATCGAGGCGGGGACGCGCGGGCGTGTGAAGGTGGCCGACCTCGCCGGCGGGGTGTGGGCGCCGTTCGAGGTGACGACCTGCGCCGACCGCCGCTGGACGTGGAAGGTCGGTGTACCGACGACGGCCCTCCTCCGGAACACCCTCGACCCGACGCCGACGGTTCCCGCGACGGGCCACCGCGTCGAGGCGGTGGGCAGGGGGAGTCGGGTCGTCTTCGAGGTGCCGCCACTGGCGGCGGGCTACGCGGCGGTCTGTCGGCGGGCGCTCGACGACCTCGAACGGTTGGTACGTGATACCGAAGAACAGGGGGCGTAG
- a CDS encoding transcriptional regulator: MHTCRNCKRTFDSKLELELHRDTCSDDQLFCRKCGTRFAERRGTRDGWHYACPTDDCDGEEIGEDLLRVRDALTVTR; the protein is encoded by the coding sequence ATGCACACCTGCCGCAACTGTAAGCGCACCTTCGACTCGAAACTCGAACTCGAACTCCACCGCGACACCTGCTCGGACGACCAGCTGTTCTGCCGAAAGTGCGGGACGCGATTCGCCGAGCGACGCGGCACCCGCGACGGCTGGCACTACGCCTGCCCGACCGACGACTGCGACGGCGAGGAGATAGGCGAGGACCTCCTTCGCGTACGCGACGCCCTCACCGTCACCCGATAA
- a CDS encoding flavin reductase family protein → MEIDPRAVRSMYRTLSGAVVPRPIAWVSTTGEDGVDNLAPYSFFNVVSTDPPTLMFAPGDRPGGHTDTARNALDTGEFVVNVVDRAMAEAMNETSATLPGDESEFDHAGVEAVRSTRVGPPRVAASPVAFECELADFVEIGTGNVVFGEVVYVHVDDAVVTGGKVDVTKLDAVGRLAGNYYCTTADRFRMVRPD, encoded by the coding sequence ATGGAGATTGACCCGCGGGCGGTACGGTCGATGTATCGAACGCTGTCGGGTGCGGTAGTGCCGCGCCCCATCGCGTGGGTGAGTACGACGGGCGAGGACGGCGTCGACAACCTCGCACCCTACAGTTTCTTCAACGTGGTGAGCACCGACCCACCGACGCTGATGTTCGCCCCGGGCGACCGACCCGGCGGCCACACCGACACGGCACGCAACGCCCTCGACACGGGCGAGTTCGTCGTCAACGTCGTCGACCGGGCGATGGCCGAGGCGATGAACGAGACGAGCGCGACGCTTCCGGGCGACGAGAGCGAGTTCGACCACGCGGGCGTCGAGGCCGTCCGCTCGACGCGCGTCGGCCCGCCCCGGGTGGCCGCATCGCCCGTCGCCTTCGAGTGCGAACTCGCCGACTTCGTGGAAATCGGGACCGGGAACGTCGTCTTCGGCGAGGTGGTCTACGTCCACGTCGACGACGCCGTCGTCACCGGCGGGAAGGTCGACGTGACGAAACTCGACGCGGTCGGTCGTCTCGCGGGGAACTACTACTGTACGACCGCCGACCGCTTCCGGATGGTGCGTCCGGACTGA
- a CDS encoding DoxX family protein, which yields MLPLSLQTAPALDGPGAEFAFLLARVLFGGVLAFMGLNHLTGTGEMSGYAGAKGVPAPSLLVPFTGGMLLVGGLSIALGAYPLVGAGALAVFLLVTTPVMHDFWTAPEDQRQTETIQFLKNVGLLGGALVFLAFAGTAWPLSLGLAL from the coding sequence ATGTTACCACTATCGCTCCAGACGGCGCCCGCCCTCGACGGTCCGGGTGCCGAGTTCGCCTTCCTGCTCGCTCGCGTCCTCTTCGGGGGCGTACTGGCGTTCATGGGACTCAACCACCTGACCGGCACCGGGGAGATGAGCGGCTACGCGGGGGCGAAGGGCGTCCCCGCCCCGTCGCTCCTCGTCCCGTTCACCGGCGGGATGCTCCTCGTCGGCGGTCTCTCCATCGCCCTCGGGGCCTACCCGCTGGTGGGGGCCGGTGCGCTCGCCGTCTTCCTGCTGGTGACGACGCCCGTCATGCACGACTTCTGGACCGCCCCCGAGGACCAGCGCCAGACCGAGACCATCCAGTTCCTGAAGAACGTCGGTCTGCTCGGCGGCGCGCTCGTCTTCCTCGCGTTCGCCGGGACGGCGTGGCCGCTGTCGCTCGGCCTCGCGCTCTGA
- a CDS encoding bacterio-opsin activator domain-containing protein — protein sequence MATITRAAIPTREFALHRTLREVSDVEFECERLVESGEGRVMPLVWTRGADTETLEAALERDPSVTDVTLLAEFDDELLYRMNWVDQVRLVIEMVTSLDATILDAYGDAEAWNLRILYPDRDALSRTNDFCESNGLTFDVIHVREMRGDPVGRFGLTDEQYEAMTMACERGYFSVPRETDLDALAEDLDISHQALSERLRRGTEVLVEEALLVGPLRTLRR from the coding sequence ATGGCCACCATCACGAGAGCGGCGATTCCGACCAGGGAGTTCGCGCTTCACCGGACGCTTCGGGAGGTTTCGGACGTCGAGTTCGAGTGTGAGCGCCTCGTCGAGAGCGGCGAGGGCAGGGTCATGCCGCTGGTGTGGACCCGCGGTGCGGACACCGAGACGCTCGAGGCGGCGCTCGAGCGCGACCCCAGCGTGACCGACGTCACGCTCCTCGCCGAGTTCGACGACGAACTGCTCTACCGGATGAACTGGGTCGACCAGGTCCGCCTCGTCATCGAGATGGTGACGTCGCTCGACGCGACGATACTCGACGCCTACGGCGACGCCGAGGCGTGGAACCTCCGCATCCTCTACCCCGACCGCGACGCGCTCTCGCGGACCAACGACTTCTGCGAGAGCAACGGTCTCACCTTCGACGTCATCCACGTCCGCGAGATGCGCGGCGACCCGGTCGGTCGGTTCGGCCTCACCGACGAGCAGTACGAGGCCATGACGATGGCCTGCGAGCGCGGCTACTTCTCCGTCCCGCGCGAGACGGACCTCGACGCGCTGGCCGAGGACCTCGACATCTCCCACCAGGCGCTCTCCGAGCGTCTCCGCCGGGGTACCGAGGTGCTCGTCGAGGAGGCGCTCCTCGTCGGCCCGCTCCGGACCCTGCGTCGGTAG